The Oncorhynchus nerka isolate Pitt River linkage group LG3, Oner_Uvic_2.0, whole genome shotgun sequence genome includes the window CTGCACCTGGCCCTCTTCCTGTTCTTCTTCCTCTCAGGGGATGTGGAAAAGGCTTCACCGCTAGATGGGGATGTGACTACACCTGACTTCAAGGTAGGGCTTGTCGCTACCTTCGATCTCAAGGTAAATGTAGTTACACCTATCTCACAGGTAGGAGGTCTGGCTGTAGGTGTCCTACGTCTAGTCTTCACTGGGTTAGGGGTCCAGGGGCTGGGAGGAGATCTGGATCTCTTCACTTGCTGAGTGGCAGGTGGGCCAGGGattattttcttcttctttgacTTTCTGGTGTCTGGAGGTtcagagagaggggctggagtTGGCTCCAACTTCCTGAGGTAGAACATGATAGAACAGACACAAATTAAACTGAAATCTTAGAACAAAAAACAATGTGGACAATAGAATCTGAAAAAAAGAAATTGAGATTCAACTGACTACATAATAGTGTGACAATAATATGAGAACTAGAGAGTGACCTGGTCCTCTTCAGTCTCTTTGTGGCAGGTGGACCTGGGATCTCCATTTCCTTTGACTTCATGCTCTCTGGTGGCTCAGAGAGAAGGCCTGGGGCTGGCTCCAACTTTCTGAGGTAGAATTGACACAAAAGAAAATCTTAGAACAGAAAACAATATTGACAATGTGGAATTAGAAATTGGGATTAAACTAACTAATGGTGTGAATATAGTATGAAATAACTATGACTAAAGTGTAACCTGACCTGGTCCTCTTCAGTCGCTTTGTGGCAGGTGGGTTGAAGATTCCTGCCTTCTGCTGGGGCTTGCTGGTCTCAGCTGGATCAGAGAGAGGTACTGGGTCTGgctcagagagagggactgggtctGGCTCAGAGAGAGGCACTGGGTCTGGCTCAGAGAGAGGCACTGGGTCTGGCTCAGAGAGAGGCACTGGGTCTGGCTCAGACATCCTGAAGGAGGTGGTCAAATGCGCAGTCACACTCACAAATCATGAATTGTTCATTTAATTTAATTGTGTAACTCTGTTACTCACAGGGTTGGGAAAAGGCGCCTTCTCTTTGGGATGGTTTTGGGGCTAAAACAATGGAAATTAGTTTAGATGCATGTCAGGTGAGttaatttgattttttttatAACAAAATACGAGAACTGAGCATTTAGAATGTTTGATACTTGCCTACTGGTGTTAGTTGGGCCATCATGAAACTTCTCTGCATCCTGTGTGACAGGTAGTCTGGGGAAAGTCTTCTTCTTCTTTGACATCCTGGTCTCTGGTGGTTCTCTGGTGGAGTCAGACACAGGGACCGTAGCTGCATCCTCCTCCCTGAGAGAGGAAATGTATTACACAAACTgagttaaaggtagactcagcgatatgacgtagatgcagaaagtaaacagcatagtaGGTCAATTTCCACAACAACTAAGCGTTGAAGCGCAAGGCTTAACTTCTTCTGCTGTTTTGGTCCCCTGGCTACCACGCTGTAACAGTGTGAAGGAAACCTgtgcagatactgtgtgtgactgtttgagaGCGTGAAGCCAAGTGCTCTGCTGGTCAGCTACTGCATAGCAACCTAGCGGTGCCAAAACCCCTGGTCTGCCTTAGAAAGCCTATATAAAGTATGATAGCTAGAATggccaaacattttttttaaaacagcTGGTTTTGCCTCTAAAATTTGCCTACAATGATCAAGTTCGATCCCATAGTGAATTATTTTAAAATTCGATACAAATCGATATATGAAATTAAATACTGATCCATTTTGACTACTAGTCCTCACACTGGACCatgtttaaataaataaacaatatttaactaggcaagtcagtaaagaacaaattcttatttacaatgatggcctaccccagacaaacctggacaacgctgtgccaattgtgcaccaccctatgggactcccaatcaccgccggttgtgatacagcctggattcaaaccagggtgtctgtagtgacgcctctagcactgaaatgcagtgcattagaccgctgcaccactcgggagcccgacACAGACCAGACCAGTGTACTGACACAGACCAATCACAGGCCGGCAGGCTACGGAGAGGCGTGCGCCCTCATGCTCTTTGCACGTGTCTCTCATGCAGGATGAAAACGACTACATCGAACATGATCCTTTGCTAATTCTGGCCACTTTCTCGATGATCCTTAGCAATGTTTGTGCCGTTCAGcccaatggggcggcaggtagcctagtggttagagtgttgggccagtaactgaaaggttgctggattgaacctgacaaggtaaaagtctgtcgttctgcccctgaacaaggccactgttccctggtaggccgtcattgtaaataacaatctgttcataactgacttgcctagttaaatttcagtgctagaggcgtcactacagacaccctggtttgaatccaggctgtatcacaaccggccgtgatatAGGAAGGTCATGACTAGAAGGGATCCAGTTTTTGACAAATTAACATCAGATTCGACAttgtagcaggttaggaaaaATTACaaagcaggttaggataattaacagcTGGTTGGGATATAAagtaaggttaggaaaagggttagagtTATCTAAAATCCCAAAATATTCAACTTTTGATGTTAATTTGACAAAATCTGGATACCATCTAGCCTTGACCCATTCAGCAATATGGGGCGTTTCAAATTCAAATATTTCCCGATTTCATGAGCCATCGGGATTTTTCCATAGGGATACGAAGATGACGTCGGTGCTATCGAACGGTTTTAATGTCTATGGGGAGGAAAGTCTTGCATCTGgctcatctcaatatctgtgGTGCTGCTTGTGGCAAGGTCATTTCACTTTTATATAggaaacagtacagtacaggcacGTGTAGCCTATTCATTCACACTTACAAGTCAAGAGGTGGGAAAAGCCAAAGGCACCTTTTCAGTCTTCTGGTGACTTTTGGACTAAAACAAAGTAAATAGATTTAGATACATGTGTAGAGTATACCTAAAGGTGAAGGTCTTTAATCATAACTAAT containing:
- the LOC115142102 gene encoding tyrosine-protein phosphatase non-receptor type 23-like produces the protein MSEPDPVPLSEPDPVPLSEPDPVPLSEPDPVPLSEPDPVPLSDPAETSKPQQKAGIFNPPATKRLKRTRKLEPAPGLLSEPPESMKSKEMEIPGPPATKRLKRTRKLEPTPAPLSEPPDTRKSKKKKIIPGPPATQQVKRSRSPPSPWTPNPVKTRRRTPTARPPTCEIGVTTFTLRSKVATSPTLKSGVVTSPSSGEAFSTSPERKKNRKRARCSGAAVPTPPERKMKKRARCCPVPLNNPLSVCRSKRATQGRKACVWCKQEKEWMKTIWQCEACQVALCLIPGRNCFRAWHKTHKWNEEVIFSLFS